One part of the Salmo salar chromosome ssa10, Ssal_v3.1, whole genome shotgun sequence genome encodes these proteins:
- the LOC106613646 gene encoding amyloid-beta A4 precursor protein-binding family A member 3 isoform X1 has protein sequence MQKRSTFTVKKYQLPTVTPINCRNTLLGIERGLYVKSPSFQPGDVLPMIRALIHKMETGNCPAGNEEKQTVSSPSAQQENTACGGPAVGEPESQSQFSRAASKASYPESEDLDSFNLIEPPPLDWRSDDSSEAGSVEEMDDPSFPPSSVPVDSLEDGLSESLPPLYTSDTAASSLVVSQEELIDYAPEDNTTTKQVLDPSKEGGEVGDEMEEKVEIRRTGDKDHTQIHHLLNRLQVIGGSPLPRDSTSDPTPSAFSEPSEFEPPGPSLLMDISPLLPDPEQNPKQASEMLFSESHQRDLLGLLECTEIGASQPSSSDIKVPPYMARRGEMDAVVSVSYNQEDGERFWEHFGNSWRLRHRDDSMESFPEDEVPEPVWMKLGEEAPEEVDSAENSNRGAEDRPPYKDVPGPCDPNDLLDGVIFGAKYLGSTQLKSDKNPSTNARMKQSQEAVDRIKAPDGESQPMTEVDLFISTQRIKVLSADTQEAMMDHPLQMISYIADIGSIVVLMARRKPAGGRKGQEGNLAGVNSPGPQKKCCMICHVFNSDEAQVIAQAIGQAFGVAYQQFLHANGIKASELRPSEYSDYLGTQEHYNGDLVHFSDSDNIREVSISKAPGEIVGMAVVESGWGSILPTVVVANLLHGGPAERCGALSIGDRIMSVNGTSLVGLPIATCQSIIRDFKNQAEVKLSIVHCPPVTMAIVKRPDPKFQLGFSVEDGIICSLMRGGIAERGGIRVGHRIIEINGQSVVATPHEKIIHILTNAVGEIHLKTMPASTYRLLTGQETPVFL, from the exons ATGCAAAAACGGTCTACTTtcacagtgaaaaaataccaacTTCCGACCGTTACCCCTATAAATTGCAGAAACACACTACTAGGCATTGAAAGGGGCTTGTATGTGAAGTCTCCATCATTTCAACCTGGTGATGTGCTGCCTATGATCCGTGCTCTTATCCACAAAATGGAGACAGGTAATTGCCCTGCTGGAAACGAGGAGAAACAAACAGTTTCCTCACCTTCAGCTCAACAGGAGAACACTGCTTGTGGTGGACCTGCTGTAGGTGAGCCAGAAAGCCAAAGCCAGTTCTCTAGAGCTGCTTCCAAGGCTTCTTACCCTGAATCGGAAGACCTGGACTCCTTTAACCTAATAGAGCCCCCTCCTCTGGACTGGAGGTCAGACGACTCTAGTGAAGCAGGTTCAGTGGAAGAGATGGACGACCCTAGCTTCCCTCCCTCCTCGGTCCCTGTGGACAGTTTAGAGGACGGATTAAGTGAGTCCCTACCTCCCTTGTACACCAGTGACACTGCAGCTTCTTCTCTGGTAGTTAGCCAGGAGGAGCTAATTGACTATGCTCCTGAGGATAACACGACAACCAAACAGGTTCTGGATCCTagcaaagagggaggagaggtgggggatgAGATGGAGGAGAAGGTTGAGATCAGGAGAACAGGTGACAAAGACCACACTCAGATCCACCACCTGCTAAACCGACTTCAGGTCATTGGAGGAAGCCCTCTCCCCAGGGACTCAACCTCTGACCCTACACCATCAGCATTCTCTGAGCCCTCTGAATTTGAGCCTCCAGGCCCATCTCTGTTGATGGACATCAGCCCATTGCTACCAGACCCAGAGCAGAACCCGAAACAGGCCTCGGAGATGCTTTTCTCAGAGAGTCACCAGAGAGACCTTTTAGGGCTGTTGGAGTGTACAGAGATAGGGGCTTCCCAGCCCAGTTCCTCTGACATCAAGGTTCCTCCTTACATGGCccggagaggggagatggacgcGGTGGTGTCGGTCTCCTACAACCAGGAGGATGGCGAAAGGTTCTGGGAACACTTTGGGAACAGCTGGCGGCTGCGCCACAGGGATGACTCCATGGAATCTTTCCCGGAGGACGAGGTCCCAGAGCCCGTATGGATGAAGTTAGGGGAGGAGGCTCCGGAGGAGGTAGACTCTGCAGAGAACAGTAATCGG GGCGCAGAGGACCGCCCACCCTATAAAGACG TGCCTGGCCCCTGTGACCCAAATGACCTCCTGGATGGGGTCATATTTGGGGCCAAGTACCTGGGCTCCACCCAGCTCAAGTCTGACAAGAACCCCTCCACCAACGCTCGAATGAAACAGTCCCAGGAGGCTGTGGACAGGATAAAA GCCCCAGACGGAGAGTCTCAGCCTATGACCGAGGTGGATCTCTTCATCTCCACTCAGCGCATCAAAGTCCTCAGCGCAGACACACAG GAGGCCATGATGGACCATCCTCTCCAGATGATCTCCTACATCGCAGACATCGGCAGCATCGTGGTCCTGATGGCCCGCAGGAAGCCGGCCGGGGGCCGTAAGGGCCAGGAGGGGAACCTTGCTGGGGTCAACTCCCCCGGGCCACAGAAAAAGTGCTGCATGATCTGCCATGTGTTCAACTCTGACGAG GCCCAGGTGATCGCTCAGGCGATTGGCCAGGCCTTCGGTGTGGCCTACCAGCAGTTCCTGCATGCCAACGGCATCAAGGCCAGTGAGCTAAGGCCCAGCGAGTACAGTGACTACCTGGGGACCCAGGAGCACTACAACGGAGACCTGGTACACTTCTCGGATTCAGATAACATCAGAGAG GTGTCCATCTCCAAGGCTCCCGGGGAGATAGTGGGGATGGCTGTGGTGGAGTCGGGCTGGGGCTCCATCCTGCCCACGGTGGTGGTGGCCAACCTGCTCCACGGTGGTCCTGCAGAACGCTGTGGGGCCCTCAGCATAGGAGACCGCATCATGTCAGTCAATGGCACTAGCCTGGTGGGCCTCCCCATAGCCACCTGCCAGAGTATAATCCGG GATTTTAAAAACCAAGCAGAGGTGAAGCTCAGTATCGTTCACTGCCCTCCTGTCACCATGGCAATTGTCAAGCGACCGGACCCAAAATTTCAGTTGGGCTTCAGTGTAGAGGACGGGATT ATCTGCAGTTTGATGCGTGGAGGGATCGCAGAGAGAGGGGGCATCCGGGTCGGACACCGCATCATTGAAATCAATGGGCAGAGTGTGGTAGCCACTCCTCACGAGAAGATCATCCACATTTTGACTAACGCAGTCGGGGAG ATTCACTTGAAGACCATGCCAGCCTCTACATATCGCCTTTTAACGGGACAAGAAACGCCAGTATTTCTCTGA
- the LOC106613646 gene encoding amyloid-beta A4 precursor protein-binding family A member 3 isoform X2 has translation MDDPSFPPSSVPVDSLEDGLSESLPPLYTSDTAASSLVVSQEELIDYAPEDNTTTKQVLDPSKEGGEVGDEMEEKVEIRRTGDKDHTQIHHLLNRLQVIGGSPLPRDSTSDPTPSAFSEPSEFEPPGPSLLMDISPLLPDPEQNPKQASEMLFSESHQRDLLGLLECTEIGASQPSSSDIKVPPYMARRGEMDAVVSVSYNQEDGERFWEHFGNSWRLRHRDDSMESFPEDEVPEPVWMKLGEEAPEEVDSAENSNRGAEDRPPYKDVPGPCDPNDLLDGVIFGAKYLGSTQLKSDKNPSTNARMKQSQEAVDRIKAPDGESQPMTEVDLFISTQRIKVLSADTQEAMMDHPLQMISYIADIGSIVVLMARRKPAGGRKGQEGNLAGVNSPGPQKKCCMICHVFNSDEAQVIAQAIGQAFGVAYQQFLHANGIKASELRPSEYSDYLGTQEHYNGDLVHFSDSDNIREVSISKAPGEIVGMAVVESGWGSILPTVVVANLLHGGPAERCGALSIGDRIMSVNGTSLVGLPIATCQSIIRDFKNQAEVKLSIVHCPPVTMAIVKRPDPKFQLGFSVEDGIICSLMRGGIAERGGIRVGHRIIEINGQSVVATPHEKIIHILTNAVGEIHLKTMPASTYRLLTGQETPVFL, from the exons ATGGACGACCCTAGCTTCCCTCCCTCCTCGGTCCCTGTGGACAGTTTAGAGGACGGATTAAGTGAGTCCCTACCTCCCTTGTACACCAGTGACACTGCAGCTTCTTCTCTGGTAGTTAGCCAGGAGGAGCTAATTGACTATGCTCCTGAGGATAACACGACAACCAAACAGGTTCTGGATCCTagcaaagagggaggagaggtgggggatgAGATGGAGGAGAAGGTTGAGATCAGGAGAACAGGTGACAAAGACCACACTCAGATCCACCACCTGCTAAACCGACTTCAGGTCATTGGAGGAAGCCCTCTCCCCAGGGACTCAACCTCTGACCCTACACCATCAGCATTCTCTGAGCCCTCTGAATTTGAGCCTCCAGGCCCATCTCTGTTGATGGACATCAGCCCATTGCTACCAGACCCAGAGCAGAACCCGAAACAGGCCTCGGAGATGCTTTTCTCAGAGAGTCACCAGAGAGACCTTTTAGGGCTGTTGGAGTGTACAGAGATAGGGGCTTCCCAGCCCAGTTCCTCTGACATCAAGGTTCCTCCTTACATGGCccggagaggggagatggacgcGGTGGTGTCGGTCTCCTACAACCAGGAGGATGGCGAAAGGTTCTGGGAACACTTTGGGAACAGCTGGCGGCTGCGCCACAGGGATGACTCCATGGAATCTTTCCCGGAGGACGAGGTCCCAGAGCCCGTATGGATGAAGTTAGGGGAGGAGGCTCCGGAGGAGGTAGACTCTGCAGAGAACAGTAATCGG GGCGCAGAGGACCGCCCACCCTATAAAGACG TGCCTGGCCCCTGTGACCCAAATGACCTCCTGGATGGGGTCATATTTGGGGCCAAGTACCTGGGCTCCACCCAGCTCAAGTCTGACAAGAACCCCTCCACCAACGCTCGAATGAAACAGTCCCAGGAGGCTGTGGACAGGATAAAA GCCCCAGACGGAGAGTCTCAGCCTATGACCGAGGTGGATCTCTTCATCTCCACTCAGCGCATCAAAGTCCTCAGCGCAGACACACAG GAGGCCATGATGGACCATCCTCTCCAGATGATCTCCTACATCGCAGACATCGGCAGCATCGTGGTCCTGATGGCCCGCAGGAAGCCGGCCGGGGGCCGTAAGGGCCAGGAGGGGAACCTTGCTGGGGTCAACTCCCCCGGGCCACAGAAAAAGTGCTGCATGATCTGCCATGTGTTCAACTCTGACGAG GCCCAGGTGATCGCTCAGGCGATTGGCCAGGCCTTCGGTGTGGCCTACCAGCAGTTCCTGCATGCCAACGGCATCAAGGCCAGTGAGCTAAGGCCCAGCGAGTACAGTGACTACCTGGGGACCCAGGAGCACTACAACGGAGACCTGGTACACTTCTCGGATTCAGATAACATCAGAGAG GTGTCCATCTCCAAGGCTCCCGGGGAGATAGTGGGGATGGCTGTGGTGGAGTCGGGCTGGGGCTCCATCCTGCCCACGGTGGTGGTGGCCAACCTGCTCCACGGTGGTCCTGCAGAACGCTGTGGGGCCCTCAGCATAGGAGACCGCATCATGTCAGTCAATGGCACTAGCCTGGTGGGCCTCCCCATAGCCACCTGCCAGAGTATAATCCGG GATTTTAAAAACCAAGCAGAGGTGAAGCTCAGTATCGTTCACTGCCCTCCTGTCACCATGGCAATTGTCAAGCGACCGGACCCAAAATTTCAGTTGGGCTTCAGTGTAGAGGACGGGATT ATCTGCAGTTTGATGCGTGGAGGGATCGCAGAGAGAGGGGGCATCCGGGTCGGACACCGCATCATTGAAATCAATGGGCAGAGTGTGGTAGCCACTCCTCACGAGAAGATCATCCACATTTTGACTAACGCAGTCGGGGAG ATTCACTTGAAGACCATGCCAGCCTCTACATATCGCCTTTTAACGGGACAAGAAACGCCAGTATTTCTCTGA